TCAAGTCCTTCTATATCCAAAAAGAGGTTTACAATATCTTTGTTTATCCTGTGAAGAGGCAATTCTCTTACTCTCCTGGATATAGTCTGGAATGGAGGTATGTTTTTCAAGTCCAGGAGTTCCATGTATTTGGGATTCTTTTCTAAAAAGTCCTTTGCCCTGCGATATGAGACATCGCATAGCTTCAATAAAATGGAAACTTTCAAGATGCTCTTGTCGGAATAAGCCTTTCTTCTACCTCTGCCTTGTTTGTTAACGAAGTTAGAAGGCAAAAGCTTGTCTAAGTACTCAATAATCTTTACAATATCGCTTTTTGTAAGTTCTTGTGGTACCATTTATTTGGGCCTCCTTTCTTATGTTGGGATATTTCAATGGTACCACCATTGGAATTTGGGAGGCCCACTTTTTTCGCGACACCCTATATTCAATTAAGCAGTTCATATTTAGTCATAAAGCAACAAAAAAGCGGGATACGATATCCCGCTTTTGAATTAACGCGTTATCATCAGTAAGTAACGCCAACAAGATGCTTTTGACCCTGAGTGGTATCTGGTAATTCGATATAAAGATCAAGGTTATGAGGGTCATCATATGACTTCGTCTCAAAGAATACAAGCCACGAGGAGAGTATGTATTCTGTAATTCCAATAGTTGATAGATCGGGCTCCCCCATAGGATCCTGATAAATTATCAAGCCGCCTGTGAGATCTACGATCTCTCGTGGATCACCTGGATGAGTGAAATCTGTATCACCCACAAAATAATAATCACCCGTAGAAGCAATTATATGTACTGTTGCGTAACCCAATATAGTACTTATAACGTCTGCTTTGGTGTATTTTGGATCAAAGTCATTTGACGGGGGATATGGCCAAGGAACTGTTGGTGGTTGATCGCCAGTGTAATGGCTCCAGGCATCTGTAAGCCATATGATTACCCTTTGTGAACCGGAGCGCCAGGACATGTTGTCCCAGGCAAACATTATAGCCCCATAGGCATTCTCAGGGCCATCAGCTCCCCAGCCCACATCCAGGTCTTGAGTGTAAGAGGCGGCTGTTGTTGGATCAACCAGACCAAGATAAGGCGGATCAAACCCTATGTTATCAGTTGAAGTAGGTGATGCGGGGACATAATCTCCATAGGGAACTATCCCAACTTTTACATCAAGCCCTGCGTCTTCCA
This sequence is a window from Kosmotoga arenicorallina S304. Protein-coding genes within it:
- a CDS encoding transposase — protein: MVPQELTKSDIVKIIEYLDKLLPSNFVNKQGRGRRKAYSDKSILKVSILLKLCDVSYRRAKDFLEKNPKYMELLDLKNIPPFQTISRRVRELPLHRINKDIVNLFLDIEGL
- a CDS encoding vWA domain-containing protein; this translates as MKIMTKLIIISVIALILASCGIIPVLPLAIPLDPIGVKIPVLWGNDLAIFVSVDRLPVSVPIINPVDTAMPVKLRMVIKDYAGNLTPDNLLLFEDGKAQGFVMVKESEVRIGADIVFLVDVTGSMGTEIQGVKNSMMNFLQDLEDAGLDVKVGIVPYGDYVPASPTSTDNIGFDPPYLGLVDPTTAASYTQDLDVGWGADGPENAYGAIMFAWDNMSWRSGSQRVIIWLTDAWSHYTGDQPPTVPWPYPPSNDFDPKYTKADVISTILGYATVHIIASTGDYYFVGDTDFTHPGDPREIVDLTGGLIIYQDPMGEPDLSTIGITEYILSSWLVFFETKSYDDPHNLDLYIELPDTTQGQKHLVGVTY